The following proteins come from a genomic window of Peptoniphilus equinus:
- a CDS encoding DUF3100 domain-containing protein, whose protein sequence is MNKPDLKTDFRLHLSVLIIAIVAEIIGPKTLTVGTINIVFSPLIWSMLIMFALYMSPAKIVKKENADNANFMMGVALALLIAKLGVTSGSQLEEIKKAGLALVLQNFGNLGTIIISLPIALLLGLKRESIGMCHALSREANVGLIQDNYGAQSAEFRGVMAVYIIGTILGPIVMSVVSSIAISLGVVSPLAASMGTGAGSASMMTAGLSALIANHPDLEAQMTAFAGLSNLISSVIALPLGVFLGLPITEFLYRKFGGKERGKN, encoded by the coding sequence ATGAATAAACCGGATTTGAAAACCGACTTTCGTCTTCACCTTAGCGTCTTAATCATCGCCATCGTCGCTGAGATCATCGGCCCGAAAACCCTCACCGTGGGCACGATCAACATCGTCTTTTCACCACTGATCTGGTCCATGCTGATCATGTTCGCCCTCTATATGTCACCAGCAAAAATTGTAAAAAAAGAAAATGCCGACAATGCCAACTTTATGATGGGCGTGGCCTTGGCACTGCTCATTGCAAAATTAGGTGTGACCAGCGGCTCTCAATTGGAAGAAATTAAAAAAGCAGGTCTCGCCTTGGTGCTTCAAAACTTCGGCAACCTCGGCACTATTATCATCTCCCTGCCTATAGCACTCCTCCTCGGACTCAAGCGCGAATCCATCGGTATGTGCCACGCACTAAGCCGTGAAGCGAACGTCGGTCTGATTCAAGACAACTACGGCGCACAGTCTGCGGAATTTAGAGGCGTCATGGCAGTCTATATTATCGGAACCATCTTGGGCCCCATCGTCATGAGCGTGGTCTCTTCCATTGCCATCAGTCTCGGTGTCGTCTCACCTCTGGCCGCTTCCATGGGAACCGGTGCCGGTTCGGCGTCCATGATGACCGCCGGCCTCTCCGCCCTCATCGCCAACCATCCGGACCTTGAGGCACAAATGACCGCCTTTGCAGGACTGTCCAATTTAATTTCCAGCGTCATTGCCCTGCCTCTTGGCGTCTTTTTAGGCCTGCCTATCACCGAGTTTTTATACCGTAAATTTGGCGGCAAAGAAAGGGGGAAGAACTGA
- a CDS encoding M20 metallopeptidase family protein has translation MKTMTLDAVKLAKDNENLTIEMRRALHQIPELELELPETVAYVKRKLDEFGIAYRELINGNALVATIYGAEEGKCLAIRADMDALPVTEETGLEFASTHPGNMHACGHDSHTAIALTVAKILNEHKDALHGAVKFIFQPGEEIPGGAKPMIDEGALENPRPDYIMGMHGGSLIDMPRGSIGFKDNELMASMDRFSITVKGIGGHGANPQKTVDPIIIAGEILLGLQKIISRELSPVDRALVSVCKIEGGSSQNIIPDEVHMLGTARTLNETTRDMVERRIGEIASGIATTYGGSATTVYERFYPVLNNDPEFTHYVKGITSKLYPDDIVDMEVPTMGGEDMAFYLREIPGTFMFLSNLAPAKDGVCYPNHNAKFDLDESTFYKSVSIFVATALDMLKAEVHQ, from the coding sequence ATGAAAACCATGACGCTAGATGCTGTTAAGTTAGCCAAAGACAACGAAAACTTGACGATTGAAATGCGACGGGCTCTCCATCAAATTCCGGAATTGGAATTGGAACTGCCTGAAACCGTCGCCTACGTAAAGCGCAAGCTGGATGAGTTCGGTATTGCTTATCGTGAGCTTATCAACGGCAACGCTTTGGTCGCAACCATTTATGGCGCAGAGGAAGGCAAGTGCCTCGCCATTCGTGCCGACATGGATGCCCTGCCTGTCACCGAAGAGACTGGCCTCGAGTTCGCTTCGACACACCCCGGCAACATGCACGCCTGTGGTCACGACTCCCACACCGCCATCGCCCTGACCGTCGCCAAAATTTTAAATGAACACAAAGACGCGTTGCACGGTGCCGTCAAATTTATTTTTCAACCCGGTGAGGAAATTCCCGGCGGCGCTAAACCGATGATTGACGAAGGTGCGTTGGAAAATCCGAGACCGGATTATATCATGGGTATGCACGGCGGCAGTTTAATTGATATGCCTCGCGGATCCATCGGCTTCAAAGACAATGAACTCATGGCCTCGATGGACCGCTTTTCCATTACCGTCAAAGGTATCGGCGGCCACGGTGCCAACCCGCAAAAAACGGTAGATCCTATCATCATTGCCGGCGAAATTCTCTTGGGACTGCAAAAGATTATCTCCCGTGAGCTTTCACCTGTGGATCGCGCACTGGTCTCAGTGTGCAAAATCGAAGGGGGATCTTCTCAAAATATTATCCCTGACGAAGTGCATATGCTGGGCACCGCCCGCACATTAAACGAAACCACCCGGGACATGGTAGAACGCCGCATCGGCGAGATAGCAAGCGGTATTGCCACCACCTACGGCGGCAGTGCAACTACCGTCTACGAACGCTTTTATCCTGTGCTCAACAACGACCCTGAATTCACCCACTATGTCAAAGGCATTACCTCCAAACTCTATCCCGATGACATTGTCGATATGGAAGTGCCGACGATGGGCGGCGAAGACATGGCCTTCTACCTCCGGGAAATCCCCGGCACGTTTATGTTTCTGTCCAACCTTGCACCTGCGAAAGACGGCGTATGCTATCCGAACCACAACGCCAAATTTGACCTGGATGAAAGCACGTTCTATAAGAGCGTGTCCATTTTCGTCGCCACGGCTCTGGATATGTTGAAAGCTGAGGTGCATCAATGA
- a CDS encoding S-layer homology domain-containing protein, whose amino-acid sequence MKKRVLSLLLAFLLVFTGGVDQLLAVALPFADDQPTLADNQLMFRSEKEEMQKGTDGQNYIFSFQPNADSGPRRVRRSLFDQPFYEDRAAEDMGDQPFYADRAAGDMIDQPFNIVMGGASGLDGAPFNWDVLPEGLRVQVGYYDSTGQHLSNEAVVFTEGDTAQKVITMPVPADVTDINSFFLTTPINEDVNIRAYVDSSTGMGGNREYTFTLELVEINDPTINVVWQDAEGNLIAGSDGAFLTVYVDGEEISVPVPANSGAINLLNQTVTEDGEAYPLFYKDGFTEDFTFTVEGMSGDGSIQVGTNWYNAVINEKTVTFTAQANVVPQPGTDKPDVPANYIRVEFLPGDNGLISAGTTIYWVNPEVEVDLTGSAPTVLANDGYVATGWDTNLVGIFAVDTNITAQYVAKIVPTDPDNPSNPPSDSHHLAVFDAGEGSFADGAKKVAFWVHEDTTLAEVKAQAADNPTAPTGTNFDAWQENGAVVTFDTAVFGSGDRTFTASYVAQLPSATPVITVPSEGDTTITVTAPSGGNMVVTIDTITVPAEKIVDNGNGTYTVTVDTELIKGQTVGATFTENGKLPSDATPVTVIGNVVPQEGEDKPNVPDSYVQVDFAAGDHGSLTGTTIYWVNPTAVVDLTSVAPQVTPEEGYTFTGWDKALSGTFGTATTITAQYTTNVVPQEGEDKPNVPDSYVQVDFAAGDHGSLTGTTIYWVNPTAVVDLTSVAPQVTPEEGYTFTGWDKALSGTFGTATTITAQYTTNVVPQEGEDKPNVPDSYVQVDFAAGDHGSLTGTTIYWVNPTAVVDLTSVAPQVTPEEGYTFTGWDKALSGTFGTATTITAQYTTNVVPQEGEDKPNVPDSYVQVDFAAGDHGSLTGTTIYWVNPTAVVDLTSVAPQVTPEEGYTFTGWDKALSGTFGTATTITAQYTTNVVPQEGEDKPNVPDSYVQVDFAAGDHGSLTGTTIYWVNPTAVVDLTSVAPQVTPEEGYTFTGWDKALSGTFGTATTITAQYTTNVVPQEGEDKPNVPDSYVQVDFAAGDHGSLTGTTIYWVNPTAVVDLTSVAPQVTPEEGYTFTGWDKALSGTFGTATTITAQYALDNASEYGVTYPPVVVPTTGTVSVDPTITYPEGTTTLPNGTAFSIDPSFTAPDGITVTIDATTGEITITTDGADETTAPIDVPVIVTYPDDSKDNGELEITVRDSYTLPEPTPNVVEGVEEKGDKPAITPGEGVTILPKDPQDDEHGIAVDEDGNIIGTPNVDDWGDKEDIEVTVPVDLDTDGDGDVDETVDVPVVIQRDTDGDGIADVVDLDDDNDGINDKDEEAAGLDPKDPDSDHDGIKDGDEDEDHDGILNKDESDPNGTTITDKNGNGIADLIDPADHGNDNPLFPWLVIGPTQPEAKEERSTHVAYINGYPDGSVQPDGNMTRAEAAAMLARLKGYTMTNDVAPNFTDTPSDWYNTAINAVVEHGLMNGYPDGSFHPNAPITRAEFAKMIQSIDRANSGDAPFADVENHWGEAAIDQAYGNGRIAGYPDGTFKPDNNITRAEAAKMLNSLFERMVRARGLDDVADDVRNFNDLYNGHWGYYELVEATNTHTYVRVDKGAVEELWRAVLNQR is encoded by the coding sequence ATGAAAAAGAGAGTATTATCGTTACTTTTAGCTTTTCTCTTAGTCTTTACCGGAGGCGTGGATCAGCTGTTGGCTGTAGCCTTGCCGTTTGCTGACGATCAGCCGACTTTGGCTGACAATCAGCTGATGTTCCGAAGTGAGAAAGAGGAAATGCAAAAAGGCACAGACGGTCAAAACTATATTTTCAGTTTTCAACCGAATGCCGACTCTGGGCCAAGGAGAGTGAGACGAAGTCTGTTCGATCAACCTTTCTACGAGGACAGAGCGGCAGAAGACATGGGCGATCAACCTTTCTATGCCGACAGAGCGGCAGGAGATATGATCGACCAACCGTTTAACATTGTGATGGGCGGGGCCTCGGGACTTGACGGCGCACCGTTCAACTGGGATGTACTTCCTGAGGGATTGCGCGTTCAGGTAGGCTATTATGACAGTACCGGCCAACATCTCAGCAACGAAGCTGTTGTGTTCACAGAAGGTGACACGGCTCAAAAGGTCATTACCATGCCTGTACCGGCAGATGTGACTGACATTAACAGTTTCTTTTTGACCACCCCGATCAATGAAGATGTCAACATTCGAGCTTATGTCGACTCCAGTACCGGTATGGGTGGCAACCGAGAATACACCTTTACCCTTGAGTTGGTAGAAATCAACGATCCAACCATTAATGTGGTGTGGCAAGATGCAGAGGGTAACCTCATTGCCGGAAGTGACGGCGCATTTTTAACGGTGTATGTCGACGGCGAAGAGATTTCCGTGCCGGTACCTGCAAATAGCGGCGCTATCAATCTGCTGAACCAAACGGTGACAGAAGACGGCGAAGCGTATCCGCTTTTCTATAAAGACGGTTTTACCGAAGACTTCACCTTTACCGTCGAAGGCATGTCAGGTGACGGCAGCATCCAAGTGGGTACCAACTGGTACAACGCCGTCATCAATGAAAAAACGGTCACGTTCACAGCGCAAGCAAACGTCGTACCGCAACCCGGCACAGACAAACCCGACGTACCGGCAAACTACATCAGAGTAGAATTTTTACCGGGTGATAACGGCCTTATCAGTGCAGGCACCACCATCTATTGGGTCAACCCGGAAGTCGAAGTGGATTTGACCGGCAGTGCACCGACCGTCCTTGCCAACGACGGTTATGTTGCCACCGGCTGGGACACCAACTTAGTTGGGATCTTTGCAGTAGACACGAACATTACGGCGCAATACGTCGCCAAAATCGTGCCGACAGATCCGGACAATCCAAGTAATCCGCCATCTGACAGTCATCACCTGGCCGTCTTTGATGCCGGAGAAGGCAGCTTTGCAGACGGTGCCAAGAAAGTTGCTTTCTGGGTACACGAAGACACCACATTAGCAGAAGTCAAAGCCCAGGCAGCAGACAATCCAACCGCACCGACAGGCACGAACTTTGATGCATGGCAGGAGAACGGTGCGGTCGTCACCTTTGACACCGCCGTCTTTGGAAGTGGGGACAGAACCTTCACCGCGAGTTACGTAGCTCAATTGCCATCCGCCACACCGGTGATCACCGTACCGAGTGAAGGCGATACCACCATCACCGTCACCGCACCAAGCGGCGGGAACATGGTTGTGACGATTGACACCATCACCGTACCGGCGGAGAAGATCGTCGACAACGGTAACGGCACCTATACCGTGACCGTGGATACTGAGCTTATCAAAGGTCAAACTGTCGGCGCCACCTTCACTGAAAACGGCAAACTGCCAAGTGATGCCACACCGGTCACCGTTATCGGAAACGTCGTGCCACAAGAAGGTGAAGACAAACCGAACGTACCCGACAGCTACGTACAAGTCGACTTTGCAGCAGGCGACCACGGCAGCCTCACTGGGACCACCATCTATTGGGTGAACCCAACAGCCGTCGTCGATTTAACCAGCGTCGCACCGCAAGTCACCCCAGAAGAAGGCTACACCTTCACCGGGTGGGACAAAGCACTGAGCGGCACCTTCGGTACAGCAACCACCATCACTGCCCAGTACACGACCAACGTCGTGCCACAAGAAGGTGAAGACAAACCGAACGTACCCGACAGCTACGTACAAGTCGACTTTGCAGCAGGCGACCACGGCAGCCTCACTGGGACCACCATCTATTGGGTGAACCCAACAGCCGTCGTCGATTTAACCAGCGTCGCACCGCAAGTCACCCCAGAAGAAGGCTACACCTTCACCGGGTGGGACAAAGCACTGAGCGGCACCTTCGGTACAGCAACCACCATCACTGCCCAGTACACGACCAACGTCGTGCCACAAGAAGGTGAAGACAAACCGAACGTACCCGACAGCTACGTACAAGTCGACTTTGCAGCAGGCGACCACGGCAGCCTCACCGGGACCACCATCTATTGGGTGAACCCAACAGCCGTCGTCGATTTAACCAGCGTCGCACCGCAAGTCACCCCAGAAGAAGGCTACACCTTCACCGGGTGGGACAAAGCACTGAGCGGCACCTTCGGTACAGCAACCACCATCACCGCCCAGTACACGACCAACGTCGTGCCACAAGAAGGTGAAGACAAACCGAACGTACCCGACAGCTACGTACAAGTCGACTTTGCAGCAGGCGACCACGGCAGCCTCACCGGGACCACCATCTATTGGGTGAACCCAACAGCCGTCGTCGATTTAACCAGCGTCGCACCGCAAGTCACCCCAGAAGAAGGCTACACCTTCACCGGGTGGGACAAAGCACTGAGCGGCACCTTCGGTACAGCAACCACCATCACCGCCCAGTACACGACCAACGTCGTGCCACAAGAAGGTGAAGACAAACCGAACGTACCCGACAGCTACGTACAAGTCGACTTTGCAGCAGGCGACCACGGCAGCCTCACCGGGACCACCATCTATTGGGTGAACCCAACAGCCGTCGTCGATTTAACCAGCGTCGCACCGCAAGTCACCCCAGAAGAAGGCTACACCTTCACCGGGTGGGACAAAGCACTGAGCGGCACCTTCGGTACAGCAACCACCATCACTGCCCAGTACACGACCAACGTCGTGCCACAAGAAGGTGAAGACAAACCGAACGTACCCGACAGCTACGTACAAGTCGACTTTGCAGCAGGCGACCACGGCAGCCTCACTGGGACCACCATCTATTGGGTGAACCCAACAGCCGTCGTCGATTTAACCAGCGTCGCACCGCAAGTCACCCCAGAAGAAGGCTACACCTTCACCGGGTGGGACAAAGCACTGAGCGGCACCTTCGGTACAGCAACCACCATTACTGCACAATATGCTCTGGATAATGCCAGTGAATACGGCGTGACGTATCCACCAGTTGTCGTACCGACTACAGGTACAGTGAGCGTCGATCCGACCATCACCTACCCTGAAGGTACAACCACCTTACCGAACGGCACCGCATTCAGCATTGACCCAAGCTTCACCGCACCGGACGGTATCACCGTGACCATCGATGCAACCACCGGTGAGATCACCATCACTACCGACGGCGCAGACGAAACCACCGCACCGATCGACGTACCGGTCATCGTCACCTATCCGGATGACAGCAAGGACAATGGCGAGCTTGAGATTACGGTAAGAGATAGCTACACACTGCCTGAACCAACGCCAAACGTTGTGGAAGGCGTCGAAGAGAAAGGCGACAAGCCTGCGATTACTCCGGGCGAAGGTGTCACGATTCTCCCTAAAGATCCTCAAGATGATGAACATGGTATCGCTGTTGATGAAGACGGTAATATCATTGGCACTCCGAACGTAGACGATTGGGGCGACAAAGAAGACATCGAAGTCACCGTACCTGTAGATTTAGATACGGATGGAGACGGCGACGTCGATGAGACTGTTGATGTACCTGTTGTAATTCAACGAGATACAGATGGCGACGGTATTGCTGATGTTGTCGATCTGGATGATGACAATGACGGCATTAACGATAAGGATGAAGAAGCGGCCGGCCTTGATCCTAAGGATCCGGATTCCGATCATGACGGCATCAAAGACGGCGATGAAGACGAGGATCACGACGGTATCTTGAACAAAGATGAGTCGGATCCGAACGGCACCACCATTACCGACAAGAACGGTAACGGCATTGCCGATTTGATTGATCCGGCGGATCATGGCAATGACAATCCGCTCTTCCCATGGCTGGTTATCGGTCCAACGCAACCGGAAGCTAAAGAAGAACGCAGCACACACGTCGCGTATATCAACGGTTATCCGGATGGCAGTGTTCAACCTGACGGCAACATGACCCGTGCGGAAGCCGCTGCAATGTTGGCACGACTCAAAGGCTACACGATGACCAATGATGTGGCACCGAACTTCACTGACACGCCAAGCGACTGGTACAACACGGCGATCAACGCTGTCGTTGAACACGGCTTGATGAACGGTTATCCGGATGGCAGCTTCCATCCAAACGCACCGATCACACGAGCTGAATTTGCGAAGATGATTCAATCCATTGACCGAGCCAACAGCGGCGACGCACCATTTGCCGATGTGGAAAATCATTGGGGCGAAGCGGCTATTGATCAAGCTTACGGCAACGGTCGTATCGCCGGTTATCCGGACGGTACGTTCAAACCGGACAACAATATTACCCGTGCTGAAGCTGCGAAGATGTTGAATAGCCTGTTTGAGCGCATGGTTCGCGCAAGAGGTCTAGACGACGTCGCAGACGATGTACGCAACTTCAATGATCTTTACAACGGTCACTGGGGTTACTATGAGCTGGTTGAAGCGACCAATACTCACACGTATGTGCGAGTGGACAAGGGCGCTGTCGAAGAACTTTGGCGAGCTGTGTTAAACCAAAGATAA
- a CDS encoding DUF4153 domain-containing protein, protein MRLVNSIKSTLMRSKSSFTQFPATMFAVVIAAFAFMMAVGSEPEGPLSADYFDVRVGYLFVFIAVAGLFVNLAIHGIMQKDALGTIKEKNRLIILGFVTAFMLAVGSIGVVLFSSEGMLFQYEMGYIYFGALLATIIGCFYVARFWFHKDFVTYTVKIVVAGMISLGYSTVLLIGMFSIYFALRQLFGLDVGDTTYMRTAIFLYLPFNVGIFLSNYPKANASYESFKLDKVVVVLIHYILIPIFVVYAAILYLYFGKVIFTAEVPNNILADLVLWFSLFEAAFVYLLKAIDDVPLINGFRKWMPVAMLPLLGMLFYAIFLRIGAYAMTENRYFVIMAAIFVLLSNLYYIFYRAHSNIVVPVVLSLMILISTIGPLSAYNMAARSQNLRLENLLRKNNMLQNAEVMPTNDLSEEDRQEIFEIVDYMSNHHHAYELSFVPKDYRHTDDNFAEVFGFEPVIARQTYNDGDVSYYAYDNLTAIDISGFNQLIDLSFSSDIDDDTTFNGYRVYSSHGEVVVARMVNKNYVKVFSFTMKDVIDKVKVLQRNNINISPEELAITGEHEGIRYKVLFTQASQYGVSNTVQDVRFYLMVE, encoded by the coding sequence ATGAGACTTGTCAATTCAATTAAATCGACGCTGATGCGTTCGAAGTCCTCTTTTACACAGTTTCCGGCGACGATGTTTGCCGTAGTCATTGCCGCTTTTGCCTTTATGATGGCAGTGGGCAGCGAACCGGAAGGCCCGCTTAGCGCTGATTATTTTGATGTCAGGGTGGGGTATCTCTTTGTCTTTATTGCCGTGGCGGGTCTATTTGTCAACCTTGCCATCCACGGTATTATGCAGAAGGATGCCCTCGGTACGATAAAAGAAAAAAACAGGCTGATTATCCTTGGCTTTGTCACGGCCTTTATGCTTGCCGTAGGTTCCATCGGGGTTGTGCTTTTCAGCAGTGAAGGCATGCTCTTCCAATATGAGATGGGCTATATTTACTTCGGAGCGCTCTTAGCGACCATTATCGGTTGTTTTTATGTGGCGCGTTTCTGGTTCCACAAAGATTTCGTGACCTACACGGTTAAGATTGTGGTGGCGGGTATGATTTCTCTTGGCTACAGCACGGTGCTCTTAATCGGTATGTTCAGCATCTACTTTGCACTAAGACAGCTTTTCGGTTTAGATGTCGGGGACACAACGTATATGCGTACCGCCATCTTTCTCTACCTGCCTTTTAACGTGGGGATCTTTCTTTCCAACTATCCCAAGGCCAATGCGTCGTATGAGAGTTTTAAGTTGGACAAAGTGGTCGTGGTGTTAATTCACTACATTCTCATTCCGATTTTTGTCGTCTATGCGGCGATTCTGTACCTTTATTTCGGCAAAGTCATTTTCACTGCGGAAGTGCCGAACAATATTCTTGCGGATCTCGTGTTATGGTTCAGCCTTTTTGAAGCGGCCTTTGTCTATCTTTTAAAGGCCATTGACGATGTTCCCCTGATCAACGGGTTTCGCAAATGGATGCCTGTGGCGATGCTGCCGCTTCTCGGAATGCTCTTTTATGCCATTTTTCTTCGCATCGGCGCTTATGCCATGACGGAAAATCGCTACTTTGTCATTATGGCGGCCATTTTTGTGCTTCTGAGCAATCTCTATTATATTTTTTATCGTGCTCACTCCAACATTGTGGTGCCGGTAGTGCTCAGTCTGATGATTTTAATCAGCACTATCGGACCTCTTAGTGCTTACAACATGGCGGCAAGAAGCCAGAATCTGCGCCTTGAAAATCTCCTGCGCAAGAACAATATGCTGCAAAATGCTGAGGTGATGCCGACTAACGATCTCAGCGAAGAAGACAGACAGGAAATTTTTGAAATCGTGGATTACATGAGCAATCATCACCACGCTTATGAACTGAGTTTTGTGCCGAAAGACTATCGCCACACGGATGATAACTTTGCTGAAGTCTTCGGCTTTGAACCGGTCATTGCACGTCAGACTTACAACGACGGCGATGTGAGCTACTATGCCTATGACAATCTCACCGCCATTGACATCAGCGGATTCAATCAGCTGATTGATTTGAGCTTCTCATCGGATATCGACGATGACACGACGTTTAACGGCTATCGTGTGTACAGCAGTCACGGCGAGGTGGTAGTCGCACGTATGGTGAACAAAAATTACGTGAAGGTTTTTTCATTCACTATGAAGGACGTGATCGATAAGGTTAAAGTGCTGCAACGCAATAACATCAACATTTCACCGGAGGAGCTTGCCATTACAGGCGAACATGAAGGCATTCGCTACAAAGTCTTGTTCACTCAAGCCTCTCAATACGGCGTATCCAACACCGTTCAGGACGTTCGGTTCTATCTCATGGTGGAATAA
- a CDS encoding tRNA1(Val) (adenine(37)-N6)-methyltransferase has translation MNYDRVPGTALDILQDDRHFKYTLDALALSAFARARARGMVADLGAGTGILGFRLLDRVSRLINVEQNEAPYRLLCQSTLHNGVAGKIENLHDSITCLKTPAYHQRMDVVITNPPYYAMNLKTDNDSKNFSKHQDNLELFLEVASYVLKDRGYFYLVFPTTRLVDAMAHARQVHLEPKRLVLLQKDMVSEPKRFLMECVKGGGTQLRVTTWIMDETKIEMIKDMRL, from the coding sequence ATGAACTACGACAGAGTGCCGGGGACGGCTTTAGACATTTTACAGGATGACCGACATTTTAAATATACTTTGGATGCTCTTGCCCTCAGTGCTTTTGCACGAGCACGGGCTCGGGGGATGGTGGCGGACTTAGGTGCGGGCACAGGTATTCTCGGCTTTCGTCTTTTGGATCGTGTGAGTCGGCTTATCAATGTGGAGCAAAACGAGGCGCCTTATAGGCTCCTCTGTCAGTCGACACTTCACAACGGTGTGGCGGGTAAGATTGAGAATTTGCATGACTCCATTACCTGTTTAAAAACGCCGGCGTATCATCAACGTATGGATGTGGTGATCACCAATCCGCCGTACTATGCCATGAATCTGAAGACGGACAACGACTCCAAAAATTTTTCGAAACATCAGGACAACTTGGAACTCTTTTTAGAGGTGGCAAGCTATGTGTTAAAAGATCGCGGCTATTTTTACCTGGTCTTTCCAACGACACGCCTTGTGGATGCCATGGCCCACGCAAGGCAGGTGCATTTGGAACCGAAACGTCTGGTGCTCCTTCAAAAGGATATGGTGTCCGAACCGAAGCGATTTTTAATGGAATGTGTGAAGGGCGGCGGCACCCAACTTCGTGTGACGACGTGGATTATGGATGAAACTAAGATTGAGATGATAAAGGATATGAGACTATGA
- the rsmI gene encoding 16S rRNA (cytidine(1402)-2'-O)-methyltransferase — protein sequence MIYFCPTPIGNLSDITYRTVEVLERVTTIACEDTRVTQKLLNHLQIKKKLISYHKFNERQKAASLVALGQEEDVAVVSDAGMPGISDPGAVLVEALIEAGVDFEVLPGANAALTALVSSGLSTEHFLFYGFLDAKEGKRREQLESLKALPFTLIFYEAPHRIYKTLSSLYEVLGPRHVSVSRELTKLYESHYRFRLGEDTDEIADKGEFVIVVEGSSDVPTYDVKAMLQAYMDEGMRPSQAVKAVAKATNLPKNTIYEMSLELKEKA from the coding sequence ATGATTTACTTTTGCCCGACGCCCATCGGCAATTTGAGCGACATTACCTATCGCACGGTGGAGGTGCTGGAGCGGGTGACGACCATTGCCTGTGAGGACACGCGAGTGACCCAAAAGCTCCTCAATCATTTACAGATTAAGAAAAAACTGATCAGCTATCACAAATTTAACGAGCGGCAAAAGGCGGCGAGTTTAGTGGCACTGGGTCAGGAGGAAGATGTGGCGGTGGTGAGTGATGCGGGGATGCCCGGCATTTCCGATCCAGGAGCGGTGCTTGTGGAGGCGCTGATTGAAGCTGGCGTGGATTTTGAAGTGCTTCCGGGGGCGAATGCCGCTCTGACCGCTTTGGTAAGCTCGGGTCTTAGCACGGAGCACTTTTTGTTCTATGGGTTTTTGGATGCCAAGGAGGGCAAGCGTAGAGAACAGCTTGAAAGTTTAAAAGCTCTGCCGTTTACGCTGATTTTTTATGAAGCGCCTCATCGGATTTATAAAACTTTGAGCAGTCTCTATGAAGTGCTCGGACCGCGGCATGTCAGTGTGAGTCGGGAACTCACCAAGCTTTATGAAAGTCACTACCGTTTCAGACTCGGGGAAGACACCGATGAGATTGCCGACAAAGGTGAATTTGTCATTGTGGTGGAAGGAAGTAGTGACGTGCCGACGTATGATGTAAAAGCTATGCTTCAGGCCTATATGGACGAGGGCATGAGACCGTCTCAGGCGGTAAAAGCTGTGGCGAAGGCGACGAACCTGCCGAAGAACACGATTTATGAGATGAGCCTGGAGCTTAAGGAGAAGGCATGA